A stretch of Malus sylvestris chromosome 11, drMalSylv7.2, whole genome shotgun sequence DNA encodes these proteins:
- the LOC126590792 gene encoding indole-3-acetaldehyde oxidase-like, with protein sequence MADERDAAAGSGGSLVFAVNGERFELPTVDPSTTLLAFLRSQTRFKSVKLSCGEGGCGACVVLLSKYDPVVDEVKDFTASSCLTLLCSINGCSITTSEGLGNIKDGFHPIHQRIAGFHASQCGFCTPGMCVSLFGALVNAEKANRPDPPPGFSKLSVSEAEKSIAGNLCRCTGYRPIADACKSFAADVDMEDLGFNSFWKKGDSKEVKVKSLPLYNRNGDICTFPDFLKKEICSSMSLDPTRYGWYNPVRVEELQNLLKDNDFDNANEMKLVVGNTGTGYYKELMRYDRYIDLRCVPELSMVKKDPVGVQFGATVTISKVIESLRKKDNSGSPSRGGDVLKKIANHMEKIASGFIRNTGSIGGNLVMAQRKCFPSDIATILLAVDSEVDIMNGARSETVMLEDFLKRPPLDPKSVLLSVKIPNWEAVRKVSPETNTMLLFETYRAAPRPLGRALAYLNSAFLAEVSFGKISNGIMVDHCRLAFGAYGTKHAIRARKVEEFLTGKVLSPGVLYDAIKLVRDVVVPDEGTTSPAYRSSMAAGFLFEFFSPLIDSESSNGFLGNTLLADSSKLKRNKSASDKMRTVLSSGKQVIELSTEYDPVGKPITKSGGLIQASGEAVYVDDIPSPKNCLHGAFIYSTKPLARVKEIKFEPKPQPGVTALISFKDIPKSGENIGSKTFLGTEPLFANDFTEWAGQRLAFVVADTQKHADMATNFAVVDYNMEDLDPPILSVEEAVKRASFFEVPPFLYPKQVGDISNGMAAADHKIISAEIKLGSQYYFYMETQTALAVPDEDNCMVVYTSTQVPEYTHSTIAKCLGIPENNVRVITRRVGGGFGGKAMQSMPVATACALTAHKLHRPVRIYLNRKTDMIMAGGRHPMKITYSVGFKSDGKITALELEILINAGISIDFSPLLPKNIVTALKKYDWGALAFDIKVCKTNTPSRSAMRAPGEVQGSFIAEAVIEHVASTLSIEVDSVRSVNLHTSHSLDLFYEQSAGEPLEYTLPLIWNKLAMSSSFNQRTEMVKEFNRCNKWQKRGISRVPIVYEVSLRPTPGKVSILSDGSVVVEVGGIELGQGLWTKVKQVTAFALGSIQCDGSGDFLDKIRVVQSDTLSLIQGGMTAGSTTSETSCEAVRLCCNILVERLATLKGRLKEQMGSINWETLIQQASLQAVNLSASSYYVPDSASMAYLNYGAAVSEVEVNVLTGQTTILQSDIIYDCGQSLNPAVDLGQIEGSFVQGIGFFMLEEYLENSDGLVISEGTWTYKIPTVDTIPKQFNVEVLNSGHHKKHVLSSKASGEPPLLLAVSVHCATRAAIKESRKQLLQWGGLDGSASIFQLDVPATMPVVKELCGLEAVERCLEWIVGRE encoded by the exons ATGGCCGACGAAAGAGACGCAGCAGCAGGAAGCGGTGGCAGCCTGGTTTTTGCAGTTAACGGAGAGAGGTTTGAGCTCCCGACCGTTGATCCTTCAACCACTCTGCTCGCCTTCTTGCGTTCTCAGACGAGATTCAAAAGTGTCAAGCTCAGCTGCGGTGaag GTGGTTGCGGTGCTTGTGTTGTGCTACTGTCCAAGTACGACCCTGTTGTCGACGAGGTGAAAGATTTTACTGCAAGTTCATGTCTCACTCTGCTTTGTAGTATAAATGGATGTTCAATTACAACATCCGAAGGCCTTGGAAATATCAAAGACGGGTTCCACCCAATTCACCAAAGGATTGCTGGTTTCCATGCTTCTCAATGCGGCTTTTGTACTCCTGGCATGTGTGTTTCACTCTTTGGAGCTCTTGTCAATGCTGAAAAGGCGAATAGACCTGATCCCCCTCCTGGGTTCTCCAAGCTTTCTGTTTCCGAAGCTGAAAAGTCTATTGCAGGTAACCTCTGTCGATGTACGGGGTATCGACCAATTGCTGATGCCTGCAAGAGTTTCGCAGCTGATGTTGATATGGAGGATTTGGGGTTCAACTCCTTTTGGAAAAAGGGAGATAGTAAGGAAGTAAAAGTAAAGAGTTTGCCTCTATATAACCGTAATGGTGACATCTGTACATTTCCGGACTtcttaaaaaaagaaatttgttcTTCCATGTCTTTGGATCCTACGAGATATGGTTGGTACAATCCTGTTAGAGTTGAGGAGCTTCAAAACTTATTGAAAGATAATGATTTTGATAATGCAAACGAGATGAAATTAGTTGTTGGAAACACAGGGACAGGCTATTACAAGGAGCTAATGCGCTATGACAGATACATTGATCTCAGATGTGTTCCTGAATTATCAATGGTTAAGAAGGATCCTGTGGGGGTTCAGTTCGGAGCAACTGTAACAATCTCTAAAGTTATTGAGTCTTTGAGGAAGAAAGACAACAGTGGATCTCCATCAAGAGGTGGTgatgtgttaaaaaaaattgccaaTCATATGGAGAAAATTGCTTCAGGGTTCATCAGAAATACAGGTAGTATAGGAGGGAATTTGGTGATGGCACAGAGGAAATGTTTTCCTTCAGATATTGCTACAATACTTCTTGCTGTGGATTCAGAGGTAGATATAATGAATGGTGCTAGATCTGAAACGGTTATGTTAGAGGATTTTCTGAAAAGGCCTCCATTGGATCCGAAAAGTGTACTTTTAAGTGTTAAAATCCCAAATTGGGAAGCAGTTAGAAAAGTTTCTCCAGAAACCAACACCATGTTGCTTTTTGAAACCTATCGAGCTGCACCAAGACCCCTAGGAAGGGCATTAGCTTATTTAAATTCTGCCTTCCTAGCAGAGGTTTCGTTTGGTAAGATTTCCAATGGAATTATGGTGGATCATTGTCGTCTGGCTTTTGGTGCTTATGGAACTAAACATGCAATTAGAGCAAGAAAGGTTGAGGAATTTTTAACTGGAAAAGTGCTGAGTCCTGGTGTTCTATATGACGCTATTAAATTAGTTAGGGATGTTGTGGTTCCTGACGAAGGAACTACGAGCCCTGCTTATAGGTCAAGCATGGCTGCTGGTTTTCTTTTCGAGTTCTTTAGCCCCTTAATTGACAGTGAAAGTTCCAATGGATTCTTAGGAAATACTTTGTTGGCCGATTCTTCCAAGTTAAAAAGGAACAAAAGTGCTAGCGATAAGATGAGAACTGTTCTGTCATCTGGTAAACAGGTGATTGAATTAAGTACAGAGTATGATCCGGTTGGTAAGCCAATTACAAAATCTGGAGGTCTCATACAAGCTTCAG GTGAGGCAGTCTATGTAGACGACATTCCATCTCCGAAAAATTGCTTACATGGAGCGTTCATTTATAGTACAAAGCCTTTGGCTAGAGTGAAGGAAATAAAATTTGAACCTAAACCACAGCCAGGAGTTACTGCACTGATATCTTTCAAAGATATTCCCAAGTCTGGGGAGAACATAGGGTCTAAGACTTTTCTTGGTACAGAACCTCTGTTTGCTAATGATTTTACAGAATGGGCTGGTCAGCGTCTTGCTTTCGTG GTAGCAGATACGCAGAAACATGCGGATATGGCTACAAACTTTGCGGTGGTTGATTATAACATGGAAGATTTAGATCCACCTATCTTATCAGTCGAAGAGGCAGTTAAGAGAGCAAGTTTTTTTGAGGTCCCTCCTTTCTTGTATCCGAAACAGGTTGGTGACATATCAAATGGAATGGCTGCAGCTGATCACAAGATTATTTCTGCTGAG ATCAAACTTGGTTCACAATACTATTTCTACATGGAGACACAAACAGCCCTTGCTGTACCAGATGAAGACAACTGCATGGTGGTTTACACTTCAACTCAAGTGCCTGAGTATACACACTCTACAATTGCAAAATGTCTTGGTATTCCTGAAAATAATGTTCGTGTAATTACAAGAAGGGTCGGAGGGGGCTTTGGTGGAAAGGCCATGCAATCAATGCCT GTCGCAACTGCATGTGCTCTTACAGCACACAAATTACATCGACCTGTACGGATATATCTCAATCGCAAGACTGATATGATAATGGCTGGAGGAAGGCATCCCATGAAGATAACTTACAGTGTGGGATTCAAGTCTGATGGGAAGATTACAGCTTTAGAACTTGAGATATTGATAAATGCAGGGATTTCCATAGACTTTAGTCCATTATTGCCAAAAAATATTGTGACTGCACTTAAGAAGTATGACTGGGGTGCTCTGGCTTTCGATATCAAGGTGTGCAAAACAAACACTCCAAGTAGGTCTGCTATGCGGGCCCCTGGGGAGGTGCAGGGGTCATTTATCGCTGAAGCTGTAATTGAACATGTAGCATCCACCCTTTCTATAGAAGTAGATTCTGTGAGAAGCGTTAATCTTCACACATCTCACAGCCTTGATTTGTTTTACGAGCAGAGCGCTGGTGAACCCCTGGAGTATACTTTACCATTGATATGGAACAAGTTGGCCATGTCTTCAAGCTTTAACCAAAGGACTGAGATGGTAAAAGAATTTAATAGGTGTAATAAATGGCAGAAAAGAGGAATTTCTCGAGTACCGATAGTGTATGAAGTGTCATTGAGGCCAACTCCGGGAAAAGTAAGCATTTTAAGTGATGGGTCTGTTGTTGTTGAAGTTGGAGGAATTGAACTGGGTCAGGGGCTCTGGACGAAGGTAAAACAGGTGACAGCTTTTGCTCTTGGTTCGATTCAATGTGATGGTAGTGGAGATTTCTTGGATAAAATACGGGTGGTGCAATCAGATACATTGAGCTTAATTCAAGGGGGAATGACTGCTGGGAGCACTACATCTGAGACAAGCTGTGAGGCAGTTAGACTTTGCTGTAATATTTTGGTTGAGAGGTTAGCTACTCTCAAGGGGAGATTGAAGGAGCAAATGGGCTCTATTAACTGGGAGACTCTTATTCAGCAG GCATCCTTGCAAGCTGTGAACTTATCAGCAAGTTCTTATTATGTCCCTGATTCTGCTTCCATGGCATACCTTAACTATGGTGCTGCTGTGAGTGAG GTGGAGGTAAATGTTCTGACTGGACAAACCACAATTCTGCAATCAGATATTATCTACGATTGTGGTCAGAGTCTCAACCCTGCTGTGGACTTAGGACAG ATCGAAGGTTCTTTTGTTCAAGGTATTGGGTTTTTCATGCTTGAAGAATACTTGGAAAACTCTGATGGGTTGGTGATTTCAGAAGGTACATGGACATATAAGATTCCTACGGTGGACACCATACCCAAACAGTTCAACGTTGAAGTATTGAACAGTGGGCATCATAAAAAACACGTGCTCTCTTCAAAAG CTTCTGGTGAGCCACCATTACTTCTTGCGGTTTCTGTTCACTGCGCTACAAGGGCTGCCATTAAAGAATCAAGAAAACAGCTTCTTCAGTGGGGCGGCCTAGATGGATCGGCATCAATATTCCAGTTAGATGTTCCTGCTACCATGCCTGTTGTGAAGGAGCTGTGTGGACTGGAAGCTGTGGAGAGGTGCTTGGAATGGATTGTAGGCAGAGAATAA